In Carnobacterium sp. CP1, the following are encoded in one genomic region:
- a CDS encoding cation-translocating P-type ATPase produces MEFYQKEQDVLLSELKSTPNGLQTSEVNARLEEHGHNELKTKAKDSVLKLFLETFKDAMVIVLLIVAVVQILMGSVVESFIIFAVLMINSVISVVQTKKAEGSLDALKNMSAPLAKAIRNGEKVTIPARELVPGDIVILDAGDYVPADGRLLEAGSLKIDEGMLTGESVPADKDTETIADTVPVGDRSNMVHSGTLVVYGRGLFVITGTGNNTEIGQVANLLENAMTKQTPLQKKLDQFSKQLGIGILILSVVIFAIEAARIYFGGSSNISADMLNAFMFAVAVAVAAIPEALQSIVTIVLSMGTNKMAKRHAIIRKLPAVETLGATSVICTDKTGTLTQNKMTIVDYFLANGKSGKFNDHPDTWSFDEKRLMQIAVLANDSNINEEGQELGDPTEVAMIAFSNKVNKPYGELRTSYPREAELPFDSDRKLMSTVHTIDGERLMLTKGGPDVVFARSTKILVDGEVLPLTEQRLKELQDQNESFSDRALRVLAFAYKPIGANQTVSFEDENELILAGIMAMIDPPREAVYGAVEEAKKAGIKTVMITGDHKTTARAIARDIGIAEEGDIALTGQELDALSEKELHAKLEQISVYARVSPENKIRIVQAWQDKGKVSAMTGDGVNDAPALKQADIGIAMGSGTDVAKDAAAMVLTDDNFVSIINAVEVGRNVYDNIKKAIAYLFAGNLGAIIAIVAALIMDWVNPFTALQLLFINLVNDSVPAIALGMEKGEPNVMSRKPRDPNEGIFAGQTLVSVLYRGALIGIAVIISQYIGLGYSDEMSIAMAFTTLILARTLQTFPARSNSQTAIGAGFFSNVYVLLAVLFCSALYGLTVLPGIREFFSIPANFGWTQWGIAAGLAAGAVVLMEITKLVIRKKD; encoded by the coding sequence TTGGAATTTTACCAAAAAGAACAAGATGTATTGTTGTCAGAATTAAAAAGTACGCCAAACGGCTTACAAACGAGTGAAGTAAACGCACGTCTCGAAGAACATGGGCATAATGAATTAAAAACGAAAGCAAAAGATTCTGTCTTAAAGCTTTTCTTAGAAACGTTTAAAGATGCGATGGTCATCGTTCTATTGATCGTTGCAGTCGTTCAGATTTTAATGGGTTCTGTAGTAGAATCCTTCATTATTTTCGCTGTGTTGATGATCAATTCAGTGATCAGTGTTGTTCAAACAAAAAAAGCTGAAGGTTCATTAGATGCGCTTAAAAACATGTCTGCGCCGTTGGCCAAAGCCATCCGAAATGGCGAAAAAGTGACGATTCCTGCTAGAGAGTTGGTTCCTGGAGATATCGTGATCTTAGATGCAGGAGATTATGTTCCTGCTGATGGTCGTTTGCTTGAAGCCGGATCTTTGAAAATTGATGAAGGTATGCTAACCGGAGAGTCCGTTCCGGCAGATAAAGATACTGAGACCATTGCTGATACAGTCCCTGTCGGAGACCGTTCCAACATGGTTCACAGCGGTACTTTGGTCGTTTACGGACGCGGTCTTTTTGTTATCACCGGAACTGGTAATAACACCGAAATCGGTCAAGTCGCTAACTTGCTTGAAAATGCCATGACCAAACAAACGCCGCTGCAAAAGAAATTAGATCAATTCAGTAAACAATTGGGTATCGGCATTTTAATTTTATCTGTCGTTATTTTTGCCATTGAAGCTGCTCGTATTTATTTTGGCGGTTCATCGAATATCAGTGCGGATATGTTGAACGCCTTTATGTTTGCCGTTGCTGTTGCTGTTGCAGCTATACCGGAAGCTTTACAATCTATCGTAACGATCGTTCTTTCGATGGGAACCAATAAAATGGCCAAACGACATGCTATTATTCGTAAATTACCGGCTGTTGAAACATTAGGAGCAACTAGCGTTATTTGTACGGATAAAACAGGAACATTGACACAAAACAAAATGACGATCGTCGATTACTTCTTAGCAAACGGCAAATCAGGCAAATTTAATGACCATCCCGATACGTGGTCATTTGATGAAAAACGCTTGATGCAAATTGCTGTTTTAGCAAATGATTCCAATATCAATGAAGAAGGCCAAGAATTAGGCGATCCTACTGAAGTTGCTATGATCGCTTTCAGCAATAAAGTCAACAAACCTTATGGCGAACTGCGTACGAGTTACCCTCGTGAAGCAGAATTGCCTTTTGATTCCGACCGTAAATTAATGTCAACTGTCCATACCATTGATGGTGAACGATTGATGTTAACCAAAGGCGGCCCAGATGTTGTTTTTGCCCGCAGTACAAAAATATTGGTTGATGGCGAAGTCTTGCCATTAACGGAACAACGATTAAAAGAGTTGCAAGACCAAAACGAATCTTTCTCTGACCGTGCGCTACGTGTCTTAGCATTTGCTTATAAACCGATTGGAGCAAATCAAACAGTTAGTTTTGAAGACGAAAACGAGTTGATCCTAGCGGGTATTATGGCGATGATCGACCCTCCTCGTGAAGCTGTTTATGGCGCTGTTGAAGAAGCTAAAAAAGCTGGCATCAAAACGGTTATGATTACGGGTGACCACAAAACAACTGCACGTGCAATTGCCCGTGATATTGGAATTGCTGAAGAAGGCGATATCGCATTGACCGGACAAGAATTAGATGCATTAAGCGAAAAAGAATTGCATGCTAAATTAGAACAAATTTCAGTTTATGCTCGTGTTTCTCCAGAAAACAAAATTCGTATCGTACAAGCATGGCAAGATAAAGGCAAAGTTTCCGCTATGACCGGAGATGGTGTTAATGATGCTCCGGCTTTAAAACAAGCTGACATTGGAATTGCAATGGGAAGCGGAACAGACGTAGCTAAAGATGCTGCAGCAATGGTCTTGACCGATGATAATTTCGTTTCTATCATCAACGCTGTTGAAGTAGGCCGGAATGTCTATGACAATATCAAAAAAGCCATCGCTTATCTTTTTGCCGGCAACTTAGGAGCTATTATTGCTATTGTCGCCGCTTTAATTATGGATTGGGTTAACCCTTTCACTGCTTTACAACTGTTGTTCATTAACTTAGTTAACGATTCCGTTCCGGCAATTGCTTTAGGTATGGAAAAAGGCGAACCAAATGTCATGTCTCGTAAACCAAGAGACCCAAATGAAGGGATTTTTGCTGGTCAAACTTTAGTTTCTGTTCTTTATCGCGGAGCATTGATCGGTATAGCTGTTATTATCTCTCAATATATTGGACTGGGTTATTCAGATGAAATGAGTATCGCAATGGCCTTTACGACTTTAATTTTAGCTCGTACATTGCAAACTTTCCCTGCTCGTTCAAATTCACAAACCGCTATCGGAGCTGGCTTCTTCTCTAACGTGTACGTCTTATTAGCCGTTCTCTTCTGTTCTGCTTTATATGGATTAACCGTTCTTCCAGGTATCCGTGAATTCTTCTCAATTCCTGCCAACTTTGGCTGGACACAATGGGGAATTGCTGCTGGATTAGCTGCTGGAGCAGTAGTCTTAATGGAGATCACTAAGTTAGTGATCCGCAAAAAGGACTAA
- a CDS encoding PTS sugar transporter subunit IIC, protein MDKFLDVLQEKMGPIAYKLDSNRYLSAIKTGFFGAMPILILGSMFLLFGNLPINGYPEFMASILGENWSSYFTVPYDMTMDIMTLFVILGISKSLANYYKLDDLSAIVISIVGFLILTPTISTADGVAGIPTSNLGASGLFVGMITAIVAVEISRWVVGKGWTIKMPDSVPSNVSKSFTALIPALFVILAFNFIRIGFSFTSYETVQAFIFQFLQTPLTALGTSLPATLIIVFFELILWAFGIHGSNIVGAVMTPIWLSSTADNAAAFAVGDALPHIVNYQFYQNFVKVGGAGGTIGLAILCLFAARSAQFKTLGKLAFGPAMFGINEPLIFGLPIVLNPIILIPFLITPLLMIILTYFVMATGLVPLTNGANIPWTTPPVIAGFLVSGWRGGVYQVIQILLSVVIYYPFFKLVDTKAYNIEMEGQTAVNAEMQGAME, encoded by the coding sequence ATGGATAAATTTTTAGATGTTCTTCAAGAAAAAATGGGACCGATTGCTTACAAATTAGATTCAAATCGTTATTTATCAGCTATAAAAACAGGTTTCTTTGGAGCTATGCCTATTTTGATTTTAGGTTCTATGTTCTTACTTTTCGGCAACTTGCCGATTAATGGATATCCTGAATTTATGGCATCCATTCTTGGAGAAAACTGGAGCAGCTACTTCACAGTACCTTACGATATGACGATGGATATTATGACGTTATTTGTTATCTTAGGTATTTCCAAATCACTGGCTAACTATTATAAATTAGACGATTTATCAGCGATTGTTATTTCAATTGTCGGTTTTTTAATTCTAACTCCAACGATTTCTACAGCAGATGGCGTTGCAGGCATTCCAACTAGCAATTTAGGGGCAAGTGGACTATTTGTTGGAATGATCACGGCTATTGTAGCCGTTGAAATTTCACGATGGGTAGTTGGAAAAGGCTGGACTATCAAGATGCCCGATTCTGTTCCTTCTAATGTTTCAAAATCATTTACAGCTTTGATTCCGGCATTATTTGTTATTTTAGCTTTTAACTTTATTCGGATTGGTTTTAGTTTTACTTCTTATGAAACAGTACAAGCTTTTATTTTTCAATTTTTGCAAACGCCTTTAACGGCCCTAGGAACTTCTTTGCCAGCGACATTGATAATTGTTTTTTTCGAACTTATATTGTGGGCATTTGGAATTCATGGTTCAAATATTGTTGGAGCAGTTATGACTCCAATTTGGTTGTCATCGACTGCTGACAATGCTGCAGCTTTTGCAGTCGGAGATGCATTGCCGCATATTGTGAACTATCAGTTTTATCAAAATTTCGTCAAAGTCGGCGGAGCTGGAGGAACGATCGGTTTAGCTATTTTATGCTTATTTGCAGCACGCTCAGCTCAATTTAAAACGTTAGGAAAACTTGCTTTTGGTCCCGCAATGTTTGGTATTAATGAACCGCTTATTTTTGGATTGCCAATTGTTTTAAATCCCATTATACTGATTCCTTTTCTAATAACGCCACTGTTGATGATTATTTTGACTTACTTTGTTATGGCTACAGGTTTGGTTCCTTTAACGAATGGGGCCAATATACCATGGACAACACCTCCAGTTATTGCTGGTTTCCTAGTGAGTGGTTGGCGCGGAGGGGTTTATCAAGTCATTCAAATTTTGCTCAGTGTCGTTATCTACTACCCTTTCTTTAAATTAGTAGATACGAAAGCCTATAACATTGAAATGGAGGGTCAAACAGCCGTTAATGCGGAAATGCAGGGAGCGATGGAGTAA
- a CDS encoding 6-phospho-beta-glucosidase: MSKEALKIVTIGGGSSYTPELIEGYIKRKDQLPIKEIVLVDIEAGKEKLEIVGEMAKRMVKAAGLDWKVELTLDRKAALQGADFVTTQFRVGLLDARVKDERIPLSHGVLGQETNGAGGMFKAFRTIPVILDIIKDMKEICPDAWLVNFTNPAGMVTEAAIKHGGWKKTVGLCNVPIGHCSTASEKLGIPEEELFFKFAGINHFHWHRVWDKTGKERTAELIDLIYGPNQSEEDSHLKNIHNAPFHYEQIKDLGLLPCGYHRYYYIEDEMLNHSIEEFEKGETRAQVVKETEARLFELYKDPQLDHKPDELSQRGGTHYSDAACEIIASIQNDKRTDMVVSTENNGTITDLPYDSIVEVSGAVTAHGVEPYNWGAFPPAARGIIQNMKAMEETVIRAAIDGDYGAALQAFTINPLVPGGTIAKTLLDEMLYAHKDYLPQFAEKIKEIEKNQPETVNYVDELMKSN, translated from the coding sequence ATGTCGAAAGAAGCATTGAAAATCGTTACAATTGGTGGAGGTTCCAGTTATACACCGGAATTGATCGAGGGATATATCAAACGGAAAGATCAATTGCCGATTAAAGAAATCGTTTTGGTCGATATTGAAGCAGGCAAAGAAAAACTAGAAATCGTGGGAGAAATGGCAAAACGAATGGTTAAAGCAGCGGGACTTGATTGGAAAGTGGAGTTGACACTTGACCGTAAAGCCGCTTTACAAGGAGCCGATTTTGTCACTACACAATTCCGAGTAGGTCTATTGGATGCACGTGTGAAAGATGAACGGATTCCATTATCGCATGGCGTATTAGGTCAAGAAACAAATGGAGCAGGAGGAATGTTTAAAGCGTTCCGAACGATTCCAGTTATTTTAGACATCATTAAGGATATGAAAGAAATTTGTCCAGACGCTTGGTTGGTCAACTTTACAAATCCAGCAGGTATGGTCACAGAAGCGGCTATTAAGCACGGCGGTTGGAAAAAAACAGTTGGGCTATGCAATGTTCCAATTGGACACTGTTCAACGGCTTCAGAAAAATTAGGCATACCGGAAGAAGAGCTGTTCTTTAAATTTGCCGGAATCAATCATTTCCATTGGCATCGAGTTTGGGATAAAACGGGTAAAGAAAGAACAGCAGAACTGATTGATTTGATTTACGGCCCTAATCAATCTGAAGAAGATAGCCACTTGAAGAACATTCATAACGCTCCTTTCCATTATGAACAAATCAAAGACTTAGGACTATTGCCTTGCGGTTACCACCGCTATTATTATATTGAAGATGAAATGTTAAATCATTCTATTGAAGAGTTCGAAAAAGGCGAGACCAGAGCTCAGGTGGTTAAAGAAACAGAAGCACGTCTATTTGAACTATACAAAGACCCGCAACTAGATCACAAACCAGATGAGTTATCGCAACGCGGCGGAACACACTACAGTGATGCAGCTTGTGAGATCATTGCCTCTATTCAAAATGATAAACGGACAGATATGGTTGTTTCTACTGAAAATAATGGAACGATAACGGACTTGCCATACGACAGTATTGTAGAAGTTTCAGGTGCTGTTACAGCCCATGGTGTAGAACCGTATAACTGGGGAGCGTTTCCTCCTGCAGCTAGAGGCATCATCCAGAATATGAAAGCTATGGAAGAAACGGTGATTCGGGCAGCTATTGATGGGGATTATGGTGCAGCACTGCAAGCATTTACGATCAATCCATTAGTACCAGGCGGAACAATAGCTAAAACGTTATTGGATGAAATGCTTTATGCACATAAAGATTACTTGCCGCAGTTTGCTGAAAAAATAAAAGAGATTGAAAAAAATCAACCTGAAACAGTTAACTATGTGGATGAATTAATGAAAAGCAATTAA
- a CDS encoding LysR family transcriptional regulator, with amino-acid sequence MNLQDLVYFNRLAETLNFTATAEHFYVSQPSISMTLKRLEKELDTVLIDRKRIHKNLRLTETGEILLKYSTHILKSVEQAKEEIHDLKNQVVYFGFLPTIGGHFMAQLMPHLKKFSASMKLIEEESSDVMLDLVRKGQVPLAIIGSDRLTFAEDNLLQIPLKKEEMALWASPDNPLAKKDSVTAAEIQDELFISLAQGYTHQRIFKQWMKDNHIEQPQTLYTKEIQTALSIASSTHMLAFMSDILVEDRPRLVRIPIENAPQFYISLIVNKKLSNTTYFQTEFNEVLIELAESYGKELHKK; translated from the coding sequence ATGAATCTGCAAGATTTAGTTTATTTTAACCGTTTAGCTGAAACACTGAATTTTACTGCAACTGCTGAACATTTTTATGTCTCACAACCCTCTATTTCGATGACTTTAAAACGCTTGGAAAAAGAGCTGGATACGGTCTTGATTGATAGAAAACGAATTCACAAGAACTTGCGTTTAACGGAAACGGGAGAAATATTGCTTAAATACTCTACACATATCTTAAAGTCGGTAGAACAGGCTAAAGAAGAAATTCATGATTTAAAAAATCAAGTCGTTTACTTTGGTTTTTTGCCGACCATTGGCGGTCATTTCATGGCCCAGCTGATGCCGCATTTGAAGAAGTTTTCTGCCTCTATGAAGCTTATTGAAGAAGAAAGCTCGGATGTCATGTTGGATTTGGTGCGCAAAGGACAAGTTCCGTTAGCCATTATTGGGAGCGATCGTCTTACTTTTGCCGAAGATAACTTGTTACAGATCCCTTTAAAAAAAGAAGAAATGGCACTTTGGGCATCTCCTGACAACCCTTTAGCCAAAAAAGACAGCGTCACAGCAGCAGAAATTCAAGACGAATTGTTTATTTCGTTAGCGCAAGGCTATACCCACCAGCGTATTTTTAAACAATGGATGAAAGACAATCATATTGAACAGCCGCAAACTCTTTATACCAAAGAAATCCAAACGGCATTGTCCATTGCTTCTTCCACTCACATGCTTGCTTTTATGAGCGACATCTTAGTAGAAGACCGTCCACGTCTAGTCAGAATTCCAATTGAAAATGCACCTCAGTTTTACATTAGCCTCATCGTGAATAAGAAACTCAGCAACACCACGTATTTCCAAACAGAGTTCAACGAGGTCCTGATTGAACTTGCTGAATCTTACGGAAAAGAGCTTCATAAAAAATAA
- a CDS encoding CidA/LrgA family protein, with protein sequence MKLIKQLFWIFLFSFLGEVISALMASFIAIPGSVIGMILLFFALHFKWIRMEQVDEAGTWLTDNMGIFFVPAGVGLISNFDVLANTWWQLLIIMAVTTVLMMAFVGKVVQGVKRRAEKNTVPEKGENLHV encoded by the coding sequence TTGAAATTGATCAAACAGCTTTTTTGGATTTTTTTATTCTCTTTTTTAGGGGAAGTTATTTCCGCTTTAATGGCTTCATTTATAGCCATTCCAGGGAGTGTCATCGGAATGATTTTACTGTTCTTCGCGTTGCATTTTAAATGGATCCGCATGGAGCAAGTAGATGAAGCCGGCACATGGCTGACAGATAACATGGGCATTTTCTTCGTCCCAGCAGGTGTAGGGTTGATATCAAACTTTGATGTTTTAGCCAACACGTGGTGGCAGCTGCTGATTATTATGGCAGTAACAACCGTGCTTATGATGGCATTTGTTGGGAAAGTGGTACAAGGCGTAAAACGCCGTGCAGAGAAAAACACTGTACCGGAGAAAGGAGAAAACTTGCATGTTTGA
- a CDS encoding LrgB family protein, producing MFDKILTSPFLWIVVTVGLYLLAGKLKAKWPNPLFTPLVFAIVVIIILLLVTDIPLETYNTGGQFFSLFVTPATVALAIKLEKNFVYLKKYYPAILTGIVSGVVFHTVMIFAFALLFQFDRNMVATLIPKSITTAIAVGVSESLGGIVSLTVAVVVFTGVIGAVVGQTVFKIFKIDDPVAQGVALGSSSHAMGTTKAIEMGDVQGAMSGLSIVVTGIVVVILAPLTVPIINLLF from the coding sequence ATGTTTGATAAGATTTTAACCAGTCCATTTTTGTGGATCGTGGTTACAGTAGGTTTGTATTTGCTGGCTGGAAAATTAAAAGCCAAATGGCCGAATCCGCTGTTTACGCCTTTAGTATTTGCGATTGTTGTCATTATCATTCTGCTTCTAGTAACCGATATACCGCTGGAAACCTATAATACTGGCGGACAATTCTTTAGTTTGTTTGTTACTCCAGCTACTGTAGCTTTAGCCATTAAACTGGAAAAGAATTTTGTATATTTGAAAAAATACTATCCAGCAATCTTAACTGGAATCGTATCCGGAGTGGTTTTCCATACGGTAATGATTTTTGCTTTCGCATTGTTGTTCCAATTTGACCGGAATATGGTGGCAACGTTGATTCCGAAATCGATTACTACAGCGATTGCAGTTGGCGTTTCTGAATCCCTTGGCGGTATTGTTTCCTTAACCGTTGCGGTGGTTGTATTTACTGGAGTGATTGGTGCTGTCGTCGGACAAACAGTTTTCAAAATATTCAAAATTGATGATCCAGTAGCTCAGGGAGTTGCTCTTGGAAGTTCCTCTCACGCAATGGGAACCACCAAAGCGATTGAAATGGGTGACGTTCAAGGCGCGATGTCTGGGTTGTCAATCGTTGTGACGGGAATTGTCGTCGTTATCTTAGCACCATTAACGGTTCCGATTATCAATTTATTGTTTTAA
- a CDS encoding lactate oxidase yields MVDEQIIKYDAPTVEQEIDVISTYRLEDQAREVVPKGGFDYISGASGEEYTLKQNNEAWKRKGILPRVLADVENPDTSTSILGHDIKVPFIMAPIAAHGLAHATKEAGTAKGIAEFGGTIMSISAYSGATFEEIEKGLDGSPRWFQIYMSKDDEMNKNILDEAKADGATAIILTADATLSGNREKDMLNKFVYPFGMPIVSRYLTGSGKNMSLNNIYAQSKQKICPADVKFISDYSGLPVFVKGIQTPEDAVLAIGAGAAGVWVSNHGGRQLDEAPGSFDTLAEISKAVAGRVPIVFDSGIRRGEHIFKALASGADIVAVGRPVLYGLALGGWKGVKSVLDYFETDLRRVMQLAGTQTIEDVKNARLFDMKK; encoded by the coding sequence ATGGTAGATGAACAAATTATTAAATATGATGCACCAACAGTAGAACAAGAAATCGATGTTATCAGCACTTATCGACTTGAAGACCAAGCTCGCGAAGTAGTGCCTAAAGGCGGGTTTGATTATATCTCAGGTGCTTCTGGTGAAGAATACACATTAAAACAAAACAACGAAGCTTGGAAACGCAAAGGTATTTTGCCTCGTGTATTAGCGGATGTCGAAAATCCTGATACTTCAACTTCTATTTTAGGCCATGACATCAAAGTACCATTTATCATGGCCCCAATCGCAGCTCATGGGTTAGCTCATGCAACTAAAGAAGCCGGAACAGCTAAAGGAATCGCTGAATTTGGCGGAACGATCATGTCCATCAGTGCTTACTCAGGAGCTACATTTGAAGAAATCGAAAAAGGCTTAGACGGCAGCCCACGGTGGTTCCAAATCTACATGAGTAAAGATGACGAAATGAATAAAAACATTTTAGACGAAGCAAAAGCTGATGGCGCTACAGCAATCATCTTAACAGCTGATGCAACATTAAGCGGCAACCGTGAAAAAGACATGCTGAATAAATTCGTTTACCCATTTGGTATGCCGATCGTATCGCGTTACTTGACTGGATCAGGTAAAAATATGTCTCTGAACAATATTTATGCTCAATCAAAACAAAAAATCTGTCCAGCAGATGTTAAATTCATTTCTGATTATTCAGGATTGCCTGTCTTTGTTAAAGGGATCCAAACTCCTGAAGATGCTGTCTTAGCTATTGGTGCTGGAGCAGCAGGTGTCTGGGTTTCTAACCACGGAGGCCGTCAATTAGACGAAGCACCGGGTTCATTTGATACATTAGCTGAAATTTCTAAAGCAGTCGCTGGTCGTGTTCCAATCGTATTCGACAGTGGCATTCGTCGTGGAGAACACATCTTCAAAGCGCTAGCAAGCGGTGCTGACATCGTTGCTGTAGGTCGTCCAGTATTATATGGATTAGCTTTAGGCGGATGGAAAGGCGTTAAATCTGTTTTAGATTACTTCGAAACAGATTTAAGACGAGTTATGCAGCTAGCTGGAACACAAACAATTGAAGACGTGAAAAACGCTCGTTTGTTTGATATGAAAAAATAA